The Lonchura striata isolate bLonStr1 chromosome 9, bLonStr1.mat, whole genome shotgun sequence region aggggaggggtaCTAGAGTGGGAGGCCCAAGGGACAAGCTAGTTGCATGAATGCATGCAGACATACATTTAGTAGTCACTAACATCTTAGCATCTCCATATATAGGTAAGGATGTATTACAGAATCTTCAATTTGTGCAGGAAAATAGAGTTCCATTACCAGAGTAAAAAGGCTACTGCTcctaaaattgctttattttcattgtCCTAGGTTGTCCCAGGTGCACAAACTGTATTTTAGCTTGTGCTACATTTTGATTTTCTCAATGATGCTCATTTCCAACTCACTTCTATTAGCAGTCATTTAGAGCCCTGTGTCAGTTATCAGTCTGCCTGTGCCACCTCCATGCTCGCCGTTAACCTCCTCTTGCATGCCTAGGACAGTCAGGCATGTTCTGTGTAACACTTTGCCATCATTGCTCATCTTGTTTTGTAACAAatcattttctttaaatatcttCAGCACTAGACTTTCATCCCAGTATCCATGTATGCTGCTATAACAATACCACTGCAACCATCATTACATTCCAGATGTTTGGCATAACTGATAAACGACTGTAAGGTATTTCGTTAATTTGGGGAAATAATACATCTCAGCTCTAGCCTACAATGCAATCAAGAGAAACTCCTAGAACTGTGGTCCACCTTCAGCCCTTCAGTAACCTGTGGTGAGCACTGACAGCCTGGAGCACAACCAGAGGATTCACCACTGCAAGTTAATGACTGCTTTCAGAAGTCAACCACTTGCTATTCAACTGCTGCCTTAAACTAGAGTGCCTAAATCTGTTGTTTGCCAACACTACCACTTACAGTTACCCACAAAGGGCTTTGTGTCTCAGCTCTTTTcacagtgctgcagctgctgaggtaGCCACGGTAGGTGTTTTCTAGAGCTCTACTTTACTGGATACATGGTGCATCCATGAATTTTATACATTGAAATGTGTATCTCTTCATTtgactttaatatttttttaaaagatttttatggAAACTGTCTTTTAGTTTTTCACTATGATGTTCCAATTTCAATTACTGCAGTGCTAGTCCATTTCCAGGTGATGATGCTTCATTGTAGGGACCAGGTGACATTTGAGTGATACTTCGTAATGATCTTTGTGCACTTTTACTTGTAAACAATTGAAATTTGGATATGTTTATACGTGTAAATATAGTTGTCTGCAGTGCCCCTATTGCTTATGTTGTCTTGCCTCCCATTTGTGGTTCTATTAATAAATCCATCATATCTGATTGATTAGGGTGATAAGAATTAGACTAGAGATGTTGGGGGGAGGGATACTTACATCAACGCAAGCTTGTCAACCCAGCCACCTGCTGTTTGGCAGTGTATTATGGAATAACTAAAACATTCTGTTTTCCTGGGGTCTGAAGCAATATGTGGATACAGCAGTGCTGgattctttttcatttcagtgttaTTAGGAACTGTACTACCAGTAAAATGAATCTGAGTGACTTGTGTAGAGGTTTACTCCTTTTGTTATGTATACCACTATTACACAGCTTGACCTAGTGTATTATGGGGCCTATTAAACTCTAAAGTTTAGATTTTTGGAGCTTGTATACAGGGTTATTTATATAATAATGTGACATTACTCAATACTGACAAAACTACTTAGgtagttttttgggtttgggctTTTTGGGGAGGTTGTTGGGATTggggggttttttccttttttttttttttttctttttcttttcttttactttttaaaaaaatctagtgcttttttattttggagaaaactcgatgatccttgtgggtcccttccaacccagaatattctgtgattctgtaattctgtgaagAGGAAGAAATGTGATCTGTGTATTTTCTGGTTAAGGGCCTGTGGTCTGCCTGGCTAACAGCCTCAGAGGTCAGTAATAATACTTCCTGGTAAAAGACTAAATGTTCTTTTCACACTACTGTTCGTTTTTCTCAAACCAGGATTTGCTTCCTTTGGAGGCAGGTTGCTTTCAAGAGGGATAGTGCAACTTGTTATGAGGGTTATTAAACATAGGAAAAAGCATTTGTACTTGCACAGCTTATAAATCACTTATTCTAAAATTCTGAACGTGAGTTGTCTTAAAGAATCAGACATTttccagtaatttttttaatcctttttgtGCACATGTTGATTTCCTAAATGTTAAatgctttgtttaaaaatagtGTTCTCTGTTGAGAATATTTtcatggaataaaaaaaaatcttttcatggTCTAAGTAATTAGCTTCCCCATTTGTCTTCTGTTAAGATTGACGGCGCGTGTTCACTATGAGGTCTGTAAAGTCTGGTGGTAAAAACCTCTGCTGTGATTGTAGCTAGGAGGAACAGATCTGGTGTTGGTTTTGTTGTCATCCTACTCCAATACTCCAGTGCTCTAAGTAACATCCCACTCCAGAAATAGGCTTACTGACAGCAACCACATGCAGCTCTGTCTTTGATATTTGTACAACATCTCAGGCCAACCCTTTGTCACCAGTTCTGTGTATAACAAAGTAGGATTTGCTGCTAAGGCTCTTTGTATAATGAACTGTATGCATGCTGATTTCCTATAAAAAAGTGGTAACACCTTATGCTTTGTCTTCATCCAAGGAAAAAGTACTTACCAAAGTGATTAACCTCAGTAAATGAAGCAAGTTACATACATGCATACACCCACGTTTACTCATGTCTGAAAGCATTTTAATTATCTGGATTGTTTGTTCTTGCCATTTCATCATTCATTCCTGGCAGCATAGCTGTTGTGCAGGCCCCAGCAAAAGCTGAAGTACGACAGATgctgttcttaaaaaaaaaaggggaagttGTCCCAGCACATACACAGATTAGTTTCATAGGCACAGTGATGTTTGAGCCTTCTGGTTACAGATAAAGGATCGTTTCTGCAATGTGCAGTGTTTCTGTGATTTGTAAAtatgcaaattattttccataaaGATACACTTCACAATTCTATCTACAGTGTTTTTTATATTCATTAAAGGAATATTATACAGCAAACTTCCTGCCATATCAGATAATTAATCTACCATTTTATTTACACTATTTGCTTCATCTTAATATTAAGATGCCAGTGCCCTTACTTCTTGGCATCACTAAAACATTGCAACTTTGGGGAAATAAAGGGATAACCTAACTGTTTAAAGGGATCAGTATATGACTTGGTGacacagtaaataaataatttgtttagAAATCAGTAGTTTTAAAACAAGTGTGCCTTGTGCAGTTAAAAGTTCTAAACATCTTGTGAAATGTAAGAAGTTTGTGCAGTATCAAATTGCCAAAAGAATGCTAAGGTTATTTCAAGTATATCACTTAAATAGTGTTTCCAGAGTCTTATATACTTAGTTGTTCCACCAGCTTCACTGGAGGAGGTTCCAGTTTTCGGGAAAGTGCGGTTAAGATCCGGTTGAATTTCTCGTATCTTTCACTTTGATTAACTTGTGCTCCTTTGCTGCCCCAGAGCAATCTCATTTGAAATTCTGTCTTGAAGATTTCACTCAGCTCTTCATCTGGCTGGAAACCTAGTAGGTAAAAAGAATCCCACAGTATTACCACCAGGTAAATTTTATCTGTGGAATGGCTTTTAAACTGTCTTCTCTCCAATAAGGTGTAGTGCACTGGGTTGTGTTTGCACAATGATTTTAACAAGCTCGTGAACAGTGAAAAAACCTTTCCAGCTTTGACATTCTAGTAACACTGATGGCTCTGAGGACACTGAGATAGGCTAGCCTTGCTCAGTTCTAATGTTCAGAATTGTCATTATAGTCAGGCCTTAACTATAATTACTGATGTATACATGCTGCTTGCAGAAATTACTGTACTTCTCCCCACTCCCTTAACTTTTCCACTGCAGTTTTGAACAATAAAGTCACATTCTTAAcatgctgctgctttctggcTGTAAGTGGTCACAATCTCAGTGCTGCAACTTGTACTATTGTAAAGAATCTCAGGGTGGTAGTTTAATTGTAATAATCAGAGTAGGAATTTTATATTGTACAGAAGACAGTAAGTTATCATCAGTCTATACTGTACTTCAGTTGCCAGAAGGGTCAGCATATTGAGTCATGAGAACTTTGAGTATGTTTAGCAAAACTGCTTGCTAGAGAGCTGTAGTGATGAGTAATTTACTGTCTACTTTTAAACAATATTAATGTTGTCCTCAGCCTGAATTTCCCGCAGGATGTTTACTGCTCTCTCAGCTCCTGCCAAAGAGAAGAATTTCTCTCTCTGACATCCAGGGGCATATGGGCAggcacacagccccagctggtGTGGCAGTGCAGCAGTCTCTCCTACCTTGTAGCAGCTGCTCTGCCGTCAGGCGAAACGTCTCGGCGTGCTGGGCGATCAGGCGAGCTGTGCCCAAGTGCCTGAGCATTATTTCACCATTTTGGTCACTGCTTTCCCACAGCTCCATGCCTTCAAAAGCAACAGCTTGGCGCTCCATCAAGGTAACAAGAGGCATCAGCAGTGGCACTGTTATGTTGCTGTTCTGTGGAGCACTGATAGTTTCTGGAATAGAGCAATGACCATACACCTCACATCATCAGACATTATTGTTAATTGAAGAAGGTGTTGTAGCTGTAGTGTCCTTTTTTAAGTTGGAAACTACTATTAGTCTTCCATCTTTCAAATGAAGGACAAATAGCCTTCAAAAACCTTACCTCAAATATACCTGTCATACCAAGTTGCACTGAACTGATTGGAGATGAAGACCAACACCAATTGGTGTTGTAAAATTCCATTTGCTACAGGGGAAGGTTCTGCTGAATTACCTAGACACTGGCAcagattttaaacattttcaaaattggtCATTCCAATAAAAAATATCCATGTGGCTAAAAAGTTTTCACCGTTTACCTGTTCTCTTGGAGAATTgttctgagaaattattttttctgctctgtgtccctCTAGAAACTAGAGCTGCAGTGAATCTGCACAGGGGCACCTAATCTGACCAGAATTACCTAACTCATTCTTTTTATTTGAGGATTCATCTAATCTAAtagacaaagaaaataagaagCAAAATCTGCCAgaggagagatttttttccccccttttttggCAAGATGATGCAATGTGTCAGTTTCTGCTGGACACAGAGTAAGTAGGGATGTGGGAAGAATGTTATATTCTGCAGGGATACAGGCAACACAAGCACATACTGATGTTTGGCTGGCAGACTCTGCTTCTATTCATAATCATATGGTATTATACAAGTTTCCATAATTTTAAGGTACAATGCACAGTTTGGAAGGAGCGGCTGTCTCATCTCTCCTCACAGGAAATCAGTAAGGAGAGGGTTAAAATGCCAAATAGAAACCTGTGTCACTCATACTCACTAGTCCACTCATCTTGTCCTTCATGCAAAGCTTTGCAAGATGGTTTCAGCTGTTTTTCATACATAATGGCAGTCTGGGTATAACAGTGTCTTAGAGCCGTCCAGGTTTGTTCTAATCTACTGACCTGTTCATGCAAAATAGAGAATACCCATTATTGGGTGCACAGCAGGAAATGTACACAGAGTCATAGAATAGTCACAGAGTCATAGAATAGTCATGAAGACTATTCTGATGTTCTCTCTAGTCTTGAAGAAATTGCTCAAATTAAATTAAGCCATCAAAGAACTCCACATTTTGGAACATAAAGAGAAACAGATTTTTACCTGTGgcatttccagtgctttcaTAATGGCAGAAAATCCATATAAATCCCCAAGTGACTCCTTCAACTCCACGGCAACTTGGATGATCCTGTTTAATGTTGCTGCTCGATCTTCTACATTTCCTGTGCAACCCAAGATGTCAACAGCTATTCCTATTGCCATGGTATTGTGCCTGTAAATGAAACAATTCATGCAACCAATTACTAAATTTGTTTAAAGGTGAGTTTTTATCTTGGTATGCCCAGCAAACTTAAGTCTTGCCAACATATTTGCACCAAAACCAACTACGACATATGGAATAAATACATGCAGGctttaaattaatgttttaataaaTTCTCCTGAGATACTACTAACTACGAAATTCCGCTCAAACACTGAATGAATGAACACTTCTGGGAAAATTGCCCCAATTCCCTTTGTCCTCCACATTCAAATCCTGTGACCTCAGCCCCCAAATATCTCAGCAATCAAACTACTGAAATATGAAGCAGAAAATGTAGATCAGAACACCCTAAGTGTTCCCCCTTAACTTGTGCAGAGGTTTTTCAAAAACCTTTgctaatttttactttattagATCCTCTAGCCTCTTGCCACATGCAGAAGGGTACTACCTTTCACTCTTCTCCACACACACTTACATGCTCAGATAGATTATAAGTCCCCTAATTTTGATTTCCTTGAGGACAGCTGATGGCATTCAGCTGTTCCTGCTTTCAAcaccttccccctttccctGTACTTCATGGGACAGTTGCATTATGACCTTAAAGAGTCCTTTCCTATTCAAAATGAACTTACATACCATCTCAGTAAATAATCTGTACACATGAATTCAGGAAACATGCAGGAGAGCATTCTTGAAGGAAATGAGTACAGTGCAGCCATGCTTTGAGCTTCTGGCCACCTGCCCTGGCAATGAGGAACAGGAACATTTACCTCTCAATCAGGTCAAGGCGCAGCTGATGTCCGTAAGGCAAGGTGATCAGTTCAAGGCCAGAGTTCCCTCCCATATTCCTCCTCATCTCTTCAGAAACATCTACTATCCTTGCCACCTGTCAAGTGCAAAAAACTGCATGAATTTTAAAACTAACATttaaaagaacccaaaaaacTCTAGCCACAGAGATGTTCTCCACAAGTGCATGGCATACAGAGCTAAGTGTACAGCATGCAACGTTATAATACAGGCATCAAAGAAAAGCTGTAACCTATGTATGTTCAGTGCCTTACACAAAAAagccaattatttttttaaatgatagaGCCATCAGAAAACAAAAGGTGTAAGCAAAATGCTTTATCAAACTCCatcctctgcttccagaaagGGATTACTATGCAGGTTCCAGGAAATGCAGTGCACTCTCAGCCTGATCCTTGTCAGAGAGGGACAAGGCTCTTTGCCTTAAGGACATACATGCTTGCtttgcctttttcctttctaaaaaaACTACTGCTCAGAACATTTTTGGTTACACCACAGGGTCCTAAAGATGAATTAGGTTCATAAAACTTTGTAAAGATTAATTAGAAAAAGGACTAAGGAGGACACAATGCTGAGTGGCTAAGAAAGTCAGTGTGTGAAAACTGATAGCCTTACCAATTTGTCTTTGCCTTTTAAACAGATTGTATTAGCTACTGGTTATCTCAATAGCAATTATAATAGCTAATAATAAGCAAACCCACATGAATATGATGGTGTAAGATTATCTACTGCTTTAAGGCCTGTATGTTGACATACTTACTAACCAATCTACCTGCAATATTCTGGTATCACCCATGAGCAAGTCTTTTTTGGCTATGAAACTATGAAAACGATCTGCACTGCACAACAAGCCTCACCAGTACAAAACAGCACTATAGAAAAACCTGTTTCACTTCTAGAGAAGCAGGAGTGACATGAAGCCCCTGGAGACACTGATTGCTAGTCCATTACAGGTATGCAAGTGGCAAACACTCACCTCATTACTTACCATATGGGGCATTCTTTATTTGAAATGTCATTATTTAAAAGGCACACTGAACTACTGATGACACACAGGATCCATGAACTTTAGCCTGGGATCTCAGTACAAAGCATTCATTCTGCTGGTTCACAGGCCAATCTCATTGCATCATGCAGTTCTTACCAGAGCAGTCTATGCAACAAGTTGCCAGTAAATGACAGGCATTGGCTCAGCACTTGTGAACATCAAACAGACTTCTCTACCTGCCCCAGCTAGTTACTGTTCCTGCTCCAAAATCCAAAAATCTGTTTATGCAAAACCCTCTAATGACTTAATTAATTCCAGCAGGCTACTTGGTGCCTTAGTTCCACTGCAAAGtttacaatatttaaaataaggaGTCTAATAATGAGCTAATTGAATgttatatacatacatataaacTCACTACTTCTCTAAGGCATGCATATGCTATACCTTTAAGCAACATACTCTTTAACAATATATTAAAGATATAAATTAGGGCAGGTGGGTGGGCGGAAAAAGTgaattttgaaacagaaatgttAGAGAATGCTGTTAATACTTGTGAAGCCATAGTAAAAAAAAACTCAATCTACCACTTTTGAGAAGAGTGAGGAGTTGTGGAGCTAAGTTTTTCCTGAGTCACCTCATCTGCATGAAGCCTCACTtagcagcagccagcagtgctACTGAGGAAGGACAAAGCTGTGTTTGCTGCTGGCAGGCCCCAGCAGCTGGCAGGACTCACACTGCTGCCCCAGGGAACTGCCCCCTCCTCAGACCTTCAGTGTCTGggagctcagcagcaccagcagagtGCTACTGATGTGCTGCTTCTGGAGCATCACCTTCCTTTCCTGTCTGCAATGGAGTTGCCCAGTAAGCAGCTATATGTTTTGCTTCTCAAACCCTATTTTAAAAGACTAAAACTGCCAAAACTCAATAAAACTTGGGGGGTTAGATACCCACCATAGCATTTGTTTCCTGTAGCTGCTCTGGAGCACGTACAGCACTCAGTCATGCCAGCAAAGTCATGCAGATTTAAGCAGTTACATTTCTTTCATTACACAGTCATCATCTCATTAGGAGATGATTCTCCTGCCTTTCTGATCCATTAGCGGATCCCCAGTCCCTGGCAGCTGACCAAAGTCTACAATGTGAAAAACagttctttgtggttttttacaTCTTTCTAAGGAATTCCACTAGTACAGGTCTCTCACAGGAGGGAAGAACACAAGTCCTGATAGCTATTTTTCCACACCACCTACCTAGCTGTAAGAGAGGAACTCACTCCGACAAGGATTATAAGAGCAGCTGGTTTTAgaagtttaaatatttaattccaCTGAACATTGTATATAATGACCATGTGGCAACCAGGTAATGTCTGCCTGCTCTTTGCCCAAACCAGCTACTTCCTGTCACGAGCAGTTCTCCCCACAGTGCTTTACAGCACTTGAGAGCTCTTCCTCCAATACAGGAGAAAGGCTGAATCATGGATATGCAGCAACAGATAGGAGATTTAAAAGACATGGAACTTCAAGAATTTGAGTCTAAAGTCAAGCATGACTTTGAACCTTTAGTTCAAAGAGTTTGTGAACATTCTTATTCTccaaatggaaaataaacacCCTAAAAATTCCTGCAAGCAATACAGACATTACAATAGCTTCAAATCTACccattattattttcaaatcaattctttaaaaagtataaactgacacaatataaaataaaacacatgattttcttttttttaccttgcagTCCATTCTAAGAATATGCTGTGCAATAATCTTTGGGTTATTGTTGGTGAAGAGCTCCTTAACTCTTCTTAACATGGATGTTTCCAGTGGCTTGTTTTCAGGAGGAAGCAGTTTGGATTCAAAATCATTCGGTTTAAAACTAGACACTGTCTCATAAACAGGTGCAGAAAAGATGTTGCCTTCTTCAGCCATCTGAGCTTTTAAAGGATCTGTAGGGTTCATTGTAGGATCATCATCAAGGATCAAATAGCTTGTTTCAGAGTTCCTGAATGTTGCCCTCTCCTTTTGTGTTAGATGTTCCACATAGCTGTTTTTCTGAGACAAGTGTTGTTTTGCTGCTGTAGGATGTCTGGCAGGGTTTAGTTCACAATAGTGTCCTTCAGAGCTGTGGGAAGCCAAAGGAGAATCTGGGAGCTTCATCAGGGGGGTTTTGCTGGGTTTAGGTGGAGGCTTTGGACAGAGCTGACTGTCTGATCCTCTAAGAGCTTCCCCTAGCTGTGACTCTGAGGTGACTTTCTGAACAACTGTGGGGCTTAGGGATGGTTCACTGCCTGTTCTAAATGCAGGTGAGCTTGGACAGGAGTTTGCATCTGCTTCAGGTAATCGAGATGGGTGTCTTGAACCTGCAGGGGAAAACAGTGTTTTAGAAGGCCAAAATACATACAattcctgctgcctgtgccagggttcATCTCCTAAGGCTTTTTCCTAAGGATAATATTGACAGATCATGTCAACTCTTTGCTGGCAAAATTGTGTATTTTGAGGAATGACCTAGCCAGCAAATTCCATTCACTTGCTgatcctcccaaaatcccaaatacaTGGGATGCACCATAGTATTATTCTGTGGTAATGCTGACAATACTTCTAGCCCCTGCTGCACACATAGGCTATCCTGTCAGAGCTGGGTGGCCTCCATAGCTTGGAATAGGAGGTTTCTTTGTAACCTGATCCAGGCTATAAAACCAGCAACTTCCAGCTGTATCACATAAAAGATGAGTCATTTCTGAGAATGACAAGTTTGAGATGAAAGCAAAACTTCCCAAAGTGAAGCCTGAACCTGAACTAAGGTATGGAAGGAATGAACTTCAGAAATGCTAATCTTCTTGTGAAACAGAGATACTTTGAAGATGTGGATCCATATGCTTCTGTGTATTTATTCCTCATCCTGTACCCACTGCATATGAAAACCTCAGCATCTGATACAGGATTGAGTCCTGTGTCAGACATTCCCAATCTGCAATTCTTAGTGCATTTGCTGGTATCAACAGCCAAGTGGCCAGTTGCATCGTGTGGGTGTTACTGCTTGATTACAGATATAAAACAAAAACTCCAAATCAAACGCTGTCACCACCCTTAAGCAGTATGATAACAGGACCTGCTCAAAGGATCCTTTGACAAAATGCACAGCAGAACTCTTCAGACTGTTTTACTACCAAAATAAAAGTATCTTCAGCCATGGATTGGAATGATCAATTCAACTACTGAGGGACAGAAACTTGCCTTATAAATATCTGTCCATCCCACTGTCAAAACACAGGAGCACACTCTTGCTATCAAAAGACAGTCTCACTGTACAAATACTTAATATTCTCTTTGTCATGACAACTCTTCCTACATAAAGAATTTTAACAGTACCGTATTTAAAACAAGCAGCCTTGGAAGTCAATACTAGTTTGTCCACATGGGAAGAGATGCATTATTGCAGACTTCTATACACAAGTATGTTAGTATGGAAACAACTGCTTAAACCTTTGAAGAATCTGAGAAATTAGTGTTGTCACACCCTGCTTAGGATGACAGTGGCCATAGAACCAGACAGcagcaaaagaaacaaaaagcaaaagggATGGAGCATAGAGAGAGTGAGGAAGACAGAAGAACAGAACTGAGTACAAAAGCCATGGCAGTATTTTTCTCCTAGTGAGGAACATTACCCGGAGAAAAAGTGGTTACCAGAATTTCCATGAAACACCACTTCtacttaaaaatgttttgtcaGAAAGACATGAGTGAACCAAGTCAGTTCTTGTCAAGGACAAGTGAGGAAAGGTAAtaccataaaaaaaaaggtattaatGCCAACCACAGCTGTCATTTTTTTGGTGTGGAAGCCTGCTGAGTTGTGTGCTAAAGTTCTCAACTATTTGATGCATAGTAAATAAAAACCCTGTTCCCGTGACTTGAAGAGAAGCAGTGTGTTAACACAGCTTACAGTGGCCATTAAATATAATGCATTTACAGTACTCAGAACATTCAGCAGTCTCACTTTGGTCTGAAGAGTAACAGACCACCTGGACACATACCAATTCTAAGTATGAAACGTCTAATTACAAAACATACCTATTAGCAGATAGCTCTCTGACTGGTGAGCCTTTAAAGGGAATCTTTTCTCCAGAACATGATCCAAACTAGCTGGCTGGCTAccacttttttctttgtttctag contains the following coding sequences:
- the BCAR3 gene encoding breast cancer anti-estrogen resistance protein 3 isoform X6, whose translation is MDKSPEKLKKELEEELQLSSEDLRSHAWYHGRIPRQVAEGLVQRDGDFLIRDSLSSPGNFVLTCQWKNTPQHFKIIKTVLRLNEAYCRVQYQFELESFDSVPGLVRYYVGNRTPISKQSGAIIFQPINRTVPLRCLEEKYGVTPAQQKEPRTPEGKMESAKRLSLGISSMQSPEQSMPRGNLLRNKEKSGSQPASLDHVLEKRFPLKAHQSESYLLIGSRHPSRLPEADANSCPSSPAFRTGSEPSLSPTVVQKVTSESQLGEALRGSDSQLCPKPPPKPSKTPLMKLPDSPLASHSSEGHYCELNPARHPTAAKQHLSQKNSYVEHLTQKERATFRNSETSYLILDDDPTMNPTDPLKAQMAEEGNIFSAPVYETVSSFKPNDFESKLLPPENKPLETSMLRRVKELFTNNNPKIIAQHILRMDCKVARIVDVSEEMRRNMGGNSGLELITLPYGHQLRLDLIERHNTMAIGIAVDILGCTGNVEDRAATLNRIIQVAVELKESLGDLYGFSAIMKALEMPQVSRLEQTWTALRHCYTQTAIMYEKQLKPSCKALHEGQDEWTKTISAPQNSNITVPLLMPLVTLMERQAVAFEGMELWESSDQNGEIMLRHLGTARLIAQHAETFRLTAEQLLQGFQPDEELSEIFKTEFQMRLLWGSKGAQVNQSERYEKFNRILTALSRKLEPPPVKLVEQLSI
- the BCAR3 gene encoding breast cancer anti-estrogen resistance protein 3 isoform X5 codes for the protein MSILGLLLHLMFSRERQVMDKSPEKLKKELEEELQLSSEDLRSHAWYHGRIPRQVAEGLVQRDGDFLIRDSLSSPGNFVLTCQWKNTPQHFKIIKTVLRLNEAYCRVQYQFELESFDSVPGLVRYYVGNRTPISKQSGAIIFQPINRTVPLRCLEEKYGVTPAQQKEPRTPEGKMESAKRLSLGISSMQSPEQSMPRGNLLRNKEKSGSQPASLDHVLEKRFPLKAHQSESYLLIGSRHPSRLPEADANSCPSSPAFRTGSEPSLSPTVVQKVTSESQLGEALRGSDSQLCPKPPPKPSKTPLMKLPDSPLASHSSEGHYCELNPARHPTAAKQHLSQKNSYVEHLTQKERATFRNSETSYLILDDDPTMNPTDPLKAQMAEEGNIFSAPVYETVSSFKPNDFESKLLPPENKPLETSMLRRVKELFTNNNPKIIAQHILRMDCKVARIVDVSEEMRRNMGGNSGLELITLPYGHQLRLDLIERHNTMAIGIAVDILGCTGNVEDRAATLNRIIQVAVELKESLGDLYGFSAIMKALEMPQVSRLEQTWTALRHCYTQTAIMYEKQLKPSCKALHEGQDEWTKTISAPQNSNITVPLLMPLVTLMERQAVAFEGMELWESSDQNGEIMLRHLGTARLIAQHAETFRLTAEQLLQGFQPDEELSEIFKTEFQMRLLWGSKGAQVNQSERYEKFNRILTALSRKLEPPPVKLVEQLSI
- the BCAR3 gene encoding breast cancer anti-estrogen resistance protein 3 isoform X2, with translation MIAAGKFSSLPRNSPVNHQFSLASSMDLLTTKPSPIEHHSNSFQGISIHGTLPRKKKGTIPSRSCDMFSHVGALPYTRAWQQTPFVEDVIEEYPPDNGKSSELHARDKTILDPTLEYVKFSRERQVMDKSPEKLKKELEEELQLSSEDLRSHAWYHGRIPRQVAEGLVQRDGDFLIRDSLSSPGNFVLTCQWKNTPQHFKIIKTVLRLNEAYCRVQYQFELESFDSVPGLVRYYVGNRTPISKQSGAIIFQPINRTVPLRCLEEKYGVTPAQQKEPRTPEGKMESAKRLSLGISSMQSPEQSMPRGNLLRNKEKSGSQPASLDHVLEKRFPLKAHQSESYLLIGSRHPSRLPEADANSCPSSPAFRTGSEPSLSPTVVQKVTSESQLGEALRGSDSQLCPKPPPKPSKTPLMKLPDSPLASHSSEGHYCELNPARHPTAAKQHLSQKNSYVEHLTQKERATFRNSETSYLILDDDPTMNPTDPLKAQMAEEGNIFSAPVYETVSSFKPNDFESKLLPPENKPLETSMLRRVKELFTNNNPKIIAQHILRMDCKVARIVDVSEEMRRNMGGNSGLELITLPYGHQLRLDLIERHNTMAIGIAVDILGCTGNVEDRAATLNRIIQVAVELKESLGDLYGFSAIMKALEMPQVSRLEQTWTALRHCYTQTAIMYEKQLKPSCKALHEGQDEWTKTISAPQNSNITVPLLMPLVTLMERQAVAFEGMELWESSDQNGEIMLRHLGTARLIAQHAETFRLTAEQLLQGFQPDEELSEIFKTEFQMRLLWGSKGAQVNQSERYEKFNRILTALSRKLEPPPVKLVEQLSI
- the BCAR3 gene encoding breast cancer anti-estrogen resistance protein 3 isoform X4 — encoded protein: MGWIRDKTILDPTLEYVKFSRERQVMDKSPEKLKKELEEELQLSSEDLRSHAWYHGRIPRQVAEGLVQRDGDFLIRDSLSSPGNFVLTCQWKNTPQHFKIIKTVLRLNEAYCRVQYQFELESFDSVPGLVRYYVGNRTPISKQSGAIIFQPINRTVPLRCLEEKYGVTPAQQKEPRTPEGKMESAKRLSLGISSMQSPEQSMPRGNLLRNKEKSGSQPASLDHVLEKRFPLKAHQSESYLLIGSRHPSRLPEADANSCPSSPAFRTGSEPSLSPTVVQKVTSESQLGEALRGSDSQLCPKPPPKPSKTPLMKLPDSPLASHSSEGHYCELNPARHPTAAKQHLSQKNSYVEHLTQKERATFRNSETSYLILDDDPTMNPTDPLKAQMAEEGNIFSAPVYETVSSFKPNDFESKLLPPENKPLETSMLRRVKELFTNNNPKIIAQHILRMDCKVARIVDVSEEMRRNMGGNSGLELITLPYGHQLRLDLIERHNTMAIGIAVDILGCTGNVEDRAATLNRIIQVAVELKESLGDLYGFSAIMKALEMPQVSRLEQTWTALRHCYTQTAIMYEKQLKPSCKALHEGQDEWTKTISAPQNSNITVPLLMPLVTLMERQAVAFEGMELWESSDQNGEIMLRHLGTARLIAQHAETFRLTAEQLLQGFQPDEELSEIFKTEFQMRLLWGSKGAQVNQSERYEKFNRILTALSRKLEPPPVKLVEQLSI